The Pelmatolapia mariae isolate MD_Pm_ZW linkage group LG10_11, Pm_UMD_F_2, whole genome shotgun sequence genome includes a region encoding these proteins:
- the hacl1 gene encoding 2-hydroxyacyl-CoA lyase 1, which produces MDEVTGAQLIAESLKAQKVDYMFGIVGVPIIEVAMAAQAAGIRYVGMRNEQAACYAASAVGYITGRPGACLVVSGPGLIHALGGMANANMNCWPVVVIGGSSDRNQETAGAFQEFPQVEACRLYSKFSARPSSLEAIPSVIEKAVRTSIYGRPGACYVDIAGDMVNDKVERSKVREVSCCPPPPVSLADQGSVTEAISVLKAAKTPLVIIGKGAAYGRAETVLREFIEMSGLPFLPTPMGKGVLPDDHANCVAAARSRALLQADVILLFGARLNWMLHFGLPPRFNPNVKIIQVDLCAEEMGNNVRPAVALLGDISAVATQLLMCDRRDGWKYPSNAEWWSTLKSKIAANAKISKALALQSTVPLNYYTVFHHISQLLPHDCIIVSEGANTMDIGRTMLNNYLPRHRLDAGTFGTMGVGLGFAIAAAAVEASQNTGRRVVCVEGDSAFGFSGMEVETMCRYSLPVVVIVVNNNGIYSGVDSETWKAMKQMGELTSVAPPVSLLPDARYDEVMKAFGGRGLLVRTVEELRGALQLSLSDWERPSLINVLIDPSSDRKQQEFPWLTRSNL; this is translated from the exons ATGGACGAAGTGACAGGAGCTCAGCTCATCGCTGAGTCTCTAAAGGCTCAG AAAGTGGACTACATGTTTGGGATAGTTGGAGTTCCGATAATCGAAGTGGCCATGGCTGCTCAGGCTGCAGGAATCAGATACGTAGGAATGCGCAACGAACAAGCG GCGTGCTATGCAGCGTCTGCCGTCGGATACATTACTGGGAG ACCAGGGGCCTGTCTTGTGGTTTCTGGACCTGGGCTCATCCATGCCCTGGGTGGAATGGCCAATGCCAACATGAACTGCTG GCCGGTGGTTGTTATCGGAGGGTCTTCGGATCGAAATCAGGAAACTGCAGGAGCCTTTCAGGAGTTTCCTCAG GTGGAAGCATGCCGCCTGTACAGCAAGTTTTCAGCGAGACCCAGTAGTCTAGAAGCCATCCCCTCAGTGATAGAGAAG GCGGTCCGCACAAGCATCTATGGGCGCCCAGGTGCTTGTTATGTGGATATTGCAGGCGACATGGTTAATGATAAAGTGGAGAGGAGCAAAGTTAG AGAAGTGTCCTGCTGTCCACCTCCACCAGTGAGTTTGGCTGACCAGGGTTCAGTCACAGAAGCCATATCTGTCTTAAAAGCAGCCAAGACACCCTTAGTCATCATCGGCAAAG GAGCAGCCTATGGCAGAGCAGAGACTGTGCTGAGGGAGTTTATTGAAATGAGTGGCCTTCCCTTCCTGCCCACCCCGATGGGAAAAGGGGTTCTTCCTGATGATCATGCTAACTGTGTGGCTGCTGCACGCTCAAG AGCTCTTCTCCAGGCTGATGTCATACTTCTGTTTGGAGCCAGGCTCAATTGGATGCTCCATTTTGGTCTTCCACCTAGATTTAACCCTAATGTTAAGATCATTCAG GTTGACCTTTGTGCTGAGGAGATGGGCAATAATGTGAGGCCAGCTGTTGCTCTCCTTGGAGATATCAGTGCTGTTGCCACTCAG ctgcTAATGTGTGACCGTAGAGATGGTTGGAAATACCCCTCTAACGCTGAGTGGTGGAGCACGTTAAAGAGCAAGATTGCTGCTAATGCAAAAATATCAAAG GCACTTGCTCTACAGTCTACAGTGCCCTTGAACTACTACACAGTGTTTCATCATATTTCCCAGCTGCTgccacatgactgcatcattgTCAGTGAGGGTGCAAACACAATGGACATCGGACGCACCATGTTAAATAACTACCTACCTCGACACAG ACTGGATGCAGGCACCTTTGGAACAATGGGAGTAGGCCTTGGGTTTGCTATCGCAGCAGCTGCTGTGGAGGCGAGCCAGAACACCGGCCGAAGGGTCGTCTGTGTGGAGGGAGACAGTGCCTTTGGGTTTTCTGGTATGGAGGTTGAGACCATGTGCAG GTATAGCCTACCCGTGGTTGTTATTGTGGTCAATAATAACGGCATTTACAGCGGAGTAGATTCTGAAACATGGAAAGCAATGAAACAAATGGGAGAGCTGACCTCTGT GGCCCCTCCCGTGTCCCTTCTACCTGACGCTCGctatgatgaggtgatgaaggcGTTCGGAGGTCGAGGGTTGCTGGTGAGGACGGTGGAGGAGCTGCGCGGTGCCTTACAGCTTAGCCTGAGTGACTGGGAGAGACCAAGTCTCATCAATGTGCTCATTGACCCTTCCtcagacaggaagcagcag GAGTTTCCTTGGCTCACACGTTCCAACCTGTAG
- the ankrd28b gene encoding serine/threonine-protein phosphatase 6 regulatory ankyrin repeat subunit A, which translates to MVVLKIRDQPPLLKAIFNVDPDEVRSLIFKKEDVNAQDNEKRTPLHAAAYLGDAEIIELLILSGARVNAKDNKWLTPLHRAVASCSEDAVQVLLKHSADVNARDKNWQTPLHIAAANKAVRCAEALVPLLSNVNVSDRAGRTALHHAAFSGHLEMVRLLLSRGANINAFDKKDRRAIHWAAYMGHIEVVKLLASHGAEVACKDKKSYTPLHAAASSGMISVVKYLLDLGVDINEPNAYGNTPLHVACYNGQDVVVNELIDCGANVNQVNEKGFAPLHFTAASRHGALCLELLVCNGADVNIKSKDGKTPLHMTAIHGRFSRSQAIIEKGAEIDCEDKNGNTPLHIAARYGHELLINTLISNRADTAKRGIHGMFPLHLAALSGFSDCCRKLLSSGFDIDTPDDFGRTCLHAAAAGGNLECLNLLLNTGADFNRKDSFGRTPLHYAAANCNYQCLFALVGSGASVNDLDERGCTPLHYAAASDTDGKCLEYLLRNDANPGIRDNQGYNAVHYASAYGHRLCLELIASETPLDVLMETSGTDILNDADVRAPVSPLHLAAYHGHHQAMEVLVQSLLDLDVRNSQGRTPLDLAAFKGHVECVDVLINQGASILVKDYTLKRTPIHAAATNGHSECLRLLIGNADLQSAVDIQDGNGQTPLMLAVLSGHTDCVYSLLNKGANVEAKDKWGRTALHRGAVTGHEECVEALLQHSASFLVRDCKGRTPIHLAAACGHIGVLGGLLHAAQSVETLPVLTDNQGYTPLHWACYNGHDTCVEVLLEQEVFHKADGNSFSPLHCAVIHDNEGAAEMLIDTLGPAIVNSKDSKNRTPLHAAAFTDHVECLQLLLSHNAQVNSVDAVGKTPLMMAAENGQTNAVEVLVSSAKADLTLQDAAKNTALHLACSKGHETSALLILEKITDRNLINATNAALQTPLHVAARNGLTVVVQELLAKGASVLAVDENGYTPALACAPNKDVADCLALILATMMPVSPCTPAPTLPFSAINHYTTSPSKSVTFDSLPMLRGEHSSYCSFNNISHHDGFYKDEELNDSDSETY; encoded by the exons TGAG GATGCTGTCCAGGTGTTGCTGAAACACTCGGCTGATGTAAATGCCCGAGACAAAAACTGGCAGACGCCACTTCACATCGCCGCCGCCAATAAGGCGGTCCGCTGCGCCGAAGCCCTCGTGCCACTACTCAGCAATGTGaatgtgtcagacagagcaggCCGCACCGCGCTGCACCATGCAGCCTTCAGCGGTCATCTGGAG ATGGTGAGACTCTTGCTCTCCAGAGGGGCCAACATCAATGCTTTTGACAAGAAGGACCGCCGTGCAATACACTGGGCCGCCTACATGG GACACATAGAAGTGGTGAAGCTGCTGGCATCACATGGAGCTGAGGTGGCCTGCAAAGATAAGAAATCTTACACCCCCCTACATGCGGCAGCCTCTAGTGGAATGATCAGCGTTGTCAAATACCTCCTGGACTTGGGGGTGGAT ATCAATGAGCCCAATGCATATGGCAACACACCCCTCCACGTGGCCTGCTACAACGGGCAAGATGTGGTTGTGAACGAGCTCATAGACTGTGGAGCCAACGTCAACCAGGTGAACGAGAAGGGCTTTGCCCCTCTGCATTTCACCGCCGCCTCGCGTCACGGAGCACTCTGCCTGGAGCTTCTGGTTTGCAATGGGGCAGATGTCAACATTAAA AGTAAAGATGGGAAGACTCCACTCCACATGACAGCGATCCATGGGAGGTTCTCGAGGTCTCAAGCAATCATTGAGAAAG GTGCGGAGATTGACTGTGAAGACAAGAACGGAAATACACCACTACACATTGCAGCTCGATACGGCCACGAACTCCTCATTAACACTCTCATCTCCAACAGAGCTGACACAGCTAA ACGAGGAATCCATGGCATGTTCCCACTGCATTTAGCTGCTCTCAGTGGCTTCTCTGACTGCTGCAGAAAGCTCCTGTCTTCAG GCTTTGATATTGATACTCCTGATGACTTTGGGAGGACCTGTTTAcatgctgcagctgctggagg AAACCTGGAATGTCTAAATCTTCTCCTCAACACTGGGGCCGACTTCAACAGAAAGGACAGCTTTGGCAG GACCCCTCTGCACTACGCTGCTGCCAATTGTAACTACCAGTGCCTGTTTGCTCTGGTGGGGTCTGGGGCCAGCGTCAATGACCTAGACGAGCGGGGCTGCACTCCTCTCCACTACGCTGCTGCGTCTGACACAGATGGAAA GTGCCTGGAATATTTACTGAGAAATGATGCAAATCCGGGGATCCGGGACAATCAGGGCTACAATGCTGTGCACTACGCCTCAGCGTATGGACATCGCCTTTGTCTGGAGCTG ATTGCAAGTGAAACACCCCTAGATGTG CTAATGGAAACCTCAGGGACAGACATCCTGAACGACGCCGATGTCAGAGCCCCTGTCAGCCCCCTGCATCTTGCT GCATACCATGGTCACCATCAAGCTATGGAGGTTCTGGTGCAGTCTCTGCTGGATCTGGATGTGAGAAACAGCCAAGGGCGCACACCCCTGGACCTGGCTGCCTTCAAAGGGCATGTGGAGTGTGTGGATGTCCTAATCAACCAGGGAGCCTCCATCTTGGTGAAAGATTACACCTTGAAGCGAACCCCTATACATGCTGCAG CTACCAATGGTCACTCAGAATGTTTACGTTTGCTCATTGGAAATGCTGATCTTCAAAGTGCAGTAGACATTCAAGATGGGAATGGACA AACCCCTCTCATGCTAGCGGTCCTGAGTGGACACACAGATTGTGTGTATTCTCTGCTGAATAAAGGAGCCAATGTAGAAGCCAAAGACAAATGGGGCAGGACAGCCCTGCACAGAGGG GCGGTGACTGGCCATGAGGAATGTGTGGAAGCTTTGCTTCAGCACAGCGCCAGCTTCCTGGTGCGAGACTGTAAAGGGCGCACACCAATCCACCTGGCAGCGGCGTGTGGACACATAGGGGTACTGGGAGGCCTTCTGCATGCTGCCCAATCAGTGGAAACACTCCCTGTCTTAACAGACAACCAAGGCTACACCCCACTGCACTGGGCCTGCTACAATG GTCACGATACGTGTGTGGAGGTTTTGCTGGAGCAAGAGGTTTTCCACAAGGCTGATGGCAATTCTTTCAGCCCCCTCCACTGCGCTGT GATCCATGACAACGAAGGTGCTGCTGAGATGCTGATAGACACACTGGGCCCTGCAATTGTTAATTCCAAAGACAGTAAAAACAG GACCCCGCTCCACGCAGCAGCTTTCACTGACCACGTGGAGTGTCTCCAGCTGCTGCTGAGCCACAACGCTCAGGTCAACAGTGTCGACGCCGTGGGGAAGACACCGCTCATGATGGCTGCTGAGAACGGCCAGACCAACGCTGTCG AGGTGCTGGTGAGCAGTGCAAAAGCAGATCTCACTCTACAAGATGCTGCAAAGAACACTGCACTACACCTGGCCTGCAGTAAG GGACATGAAACCAGTGCCTTGTTGATATTGGAGAAGATTACAGACAGAAACCTCATAAATGCTACTAATGCCGCCTTACAGAC GCCTCTACACGTGGCTGCAAGAAATGGCCTGACTGTGGTGGTGCAAGAGCTTCTTGCAAAGGGAGCCAGTGTCCTTGCAGTTGATGAAAATG GTTACACGCCCGCCTTGGCTTGTGCCCCCAACAAAGATGTGGCAGACTGCCTAGCCCTCATCCTGGCCACCATGATGCCTGTGTCTCCCTGCACCCCGGCACCAACCCTCCCATTCAGTGCCATTAACCATTACACTACCAGCCCCTCTAAGAGCGTCACCTTCGACAGCCTGCCCATGCTGCGTGGCGAGCACAGCTCATACTGCAGCTTTAACAACATCAGCCACCATGACGGCTTCTACAAAGACGAGGAGCTCAACGACTCTGATTCAGAGACGTACTGA